A window of Malania oleifera isolate guangnan ecotype guangnan chromosome 2, ASM2987363v1, whole genome shotgun sequence genomic DNA:
TCCTAATGCAAGCATTGAGGTCTTTTGAGGGAAGGTCACTGGAATCTCCCCTGAGAACTCGTTGTCAGATAAATCTACGTAACTAAGGAAGGCGTCGGGGTTAAAAACTGGGAAAGTGTTGCCAGAGAATTTATTTCTTGACAAGTCTAACAGCAAGAGCCGATGAATTTGGGAGATGGATTTCGGAATTGGCCCGGAAAAATTGTTTCCGGCCAACATAAGAAGCATGATTGCAGCGTCTCCGATGGTTTCTGGCAGCTCCCCGGAGAAATTGTTCTGCGAGAGGTCGAGGACTGATAAACTTTGAGATTGAAATAGACGAGCAGGAAGAGTTCCCACAAGCTTGTTATCTGACAGAATTATGCTTCCGAGGTCCATTTCAGCAAGCCATTGTGGGAATGTTCCTTCAAGATTGTTCTCACTCAAATCCAGGAAATCAAGACCTGTTTGCGTTGAAATCCAACGTGGGATTTCTCCAACAAGGCCACAAGACCGCAAAGATAGTCGAGACAGCATACACTTGGGCACTATCTCAGCATTGTTATTCCAGGTAAGATTGTTTCCTCCAAGAGATAAGACTTTCATATCCTTAACGTTGAACACTTGAGCTGGGATTTCTCCCTTAAGCCAGTTGCTTTCCAGCTGAAGTGTTTCCAACTTGCTCAGTTTCTGTATTGATGGTGGGAATCTGCCAGTCAGCTTGTTCTTGCTCAAGTCCAGAATGGAAAGGTTGGATAAACTTCCAATGTCGGCTGGAATCTCCAGTGACAAAGAGTTGTTCATCAAGTTCAATTCTTCCAACTCCTTCAAAAGCAGAACTGTGGATGGAATTCCACCAGAGAATTTGTTTCTTGAAAGATCCAACTGATGCAACTTTGTAAGGTTCCCAATCTCTTCAGGGATATTTCCGCCAAGAAGATTGTCATCCAACTTCAGTGTCATCAAGTTCCCAAGCGAGCCCACTTCTGGACTTAGAACACCATCGATCAAATTAGAGCTGAGATCAAGATACTGTAGAAACCTCAAGCGGAAAATTTCAGGAGGAATGGGGCCAGTGAAGCTGTTTTGCGCCATTTCAAGGTGAACCAGGCTGAGGTTACGAAAGCCGTGCGCTGGAATTTCACCTTGTATGTTATTCTGAGATAGGACTAGCAGCATCAAGCTTCTGATGCGAAACAGTGGTTTCAAGACTCTGGAGGGAACCACCACGGGCTCTGAATAAGATTCAGAGTTTGGAAGAATGAGGGAATAGAGATCCAGGCCGATGATGCTCCTCTTCGTACTCGACCTTGATCGAGAATCATCGCACACGACGTGATCCCACCGGCAACAGTCAGAACTGGAATTCCAGAATTCCAGGCCCAAAGTGAAACTGTCAATGGGATAGTTACTTGTGAGGGCTGTGATGAGGAGTGATTTGAACTGGAGAAGGGATTGCTTTTGATCTGCAGGACAACAGAAACaagagaggaagaagatgaagaagaagaggaaggacaGAAGCAGTGGGCATGTTTTGGACATTGTTGGGTTCATTTTGCAGTGCTGAAGTGCATTGGAAGTAGGAAGTGGAAGAGAATGCTTTTTAAAGAATTCACATCTCTTTCGGTGGAGGATTCTTCAGGTCAATGGCAGTGGAATCTTTTTCAATGGGTAGAAGTCATTGCAATCTTCATGATATCCTTGATTTCCATGGCAACAAAATAACAtaatatggagagagagagagagatggaggaagGCTCATTTCCTCGTTTCTTTTCATGGATCATTTCACCATGACTTTGACTTTGAATGCTACAGTATGGTTGACCTTAACTACAGTGTGGGCGACCATCCTTCAAGATATCCTTCACCAAACATTTCGGAAAAGGGCTA
This region includes:
- the LOC131147598 gene encoding receptor-like protein 46; this encodes MNPTMSKTCPLLLSFLFFFIFFLSCFCCPADQKQSLLQFKSLLITALTSNYPIDSFTLGLEFWNSSSDCCRWDHVVCDDSRSRSSTKRSIIGLDLYSLILPNSESYSEPVVVPSRVLKPLFRIRSLMLLVLSQNNIQGEIPAHGFRNLSLVHLEMAQNSFTGPIPPEIFRLRFLQYLDLSSNLIDGVLSPEVGSLGNLMTLKLDDNLLGGNIPEEIGNLTKLHQLDLSRNKFSGGIPSTVLLLKELEELNLMNNSLSLEIPADIGSLSNLSILDLSKNKLTGRFPPSIQKLSKLETLQLESNWLKGEIPAQVFNVKDMKVLSLGGNNLTWNNNAEIVPKCMLSRLSLRSCGLVGEIPRWISTQTGLDFLDLSENNLEGTFPQWLAEMDLGSIILSDNKLVGTLPARLFQSQSLSVLDLSQNNFSGELPETIGDAAIMLLMLAGNNFSGPIPKSISQIHRLLLLDLSRNKFSGNTFPVFNPDAFLSYVDLSDNEFSGEIPVTFPQKTSMLALGGNKFSGSLPWNLTNLSKLEYLDLHGNKITGELPQFLSQISTLQVLNLRNNSLEGSISKTFSNFTSLRILDLSSNNLVGEIPEQLGNLTGMTETPTSKLPSTFDYMFTFQIEFNDLIVNWKKSKRGLSSLSLEIYSLLDLSKNQLSGKIPASLGHLRSLKLLNISYNNLSGNIPATFGNLQSLESLDLSHNVLSGSIPQTLTNLQQLTTLDVSNNKLVGHIPVGGQMDTMNYPNYFANNSGLCGTQIETPCPDQMPPPEPHEEEEEEEEKEKETNKRWFSWAAMGIGYPVGFFWAVAIMFFAGYFGPAPRTNHRGQTRRGIYARLWLPW